acaaaagtcaGGATATCTGATATTTCAGCTGGTAACTTGTGTCTGCCAAGAAATGTTTTTCTTCACTTAGCATAATATACAAGCGGTTTCTAAACCGGGGcttttaatttcatttcttGCAGAATGGGAACAATCTTGAGAATCCAGCCCCGGGTTGCGTCGTGGATCACACCATCACCCGACCGAACTGGTACGACTTCTTCCTCGTTAGCCAGCACGTTAGACAGGGTACCGTCACGCCAACTCACTATGTGGTGGTGTACGACACTAGCAAATTCACCCCGGACCATATGCAAAGGTAAAAACAGCATCAATGTGGCTCAGAAATACTCCCATAAAAGAGATTCAATACATGGTTGTGTCTTTGCgaatttactatttatttatttatagttacttcttactCCTAATTTGATATAGTATTGGGTGTGATGTAGCATTAAACCATTATCGTCATTGTCATTACTATTCAGATTGGCATACAAGTTGACCCATCTCTACTACAATTGGCCGGGTACCGTCCGCGTCCCTGCCCCTTGCCAGTACGCCCACAAGCTGGCCTACCAGGTTGGTGAGAACCTGAAGAAGGAACCATCTCTGGAGTTATCCGACAGACTCTTCTTCCTGTAAAGTTCCAAGGCCAGTTCATTTAACCGTGGGCCAATCAAATCTTGACCGGACAAGCCAGCTGGTCTTTTCAATTGACTAATTACAGTATCTTTGCGTTTCCGTTGAGAAACAAAGTAGCATGACAAAtaagattaaagccattggacccttttggtaaacagtattgtccaaggcccacacttcgtgtatcacaacttatgtataaaataacaaacctgtgaaaatttaggctcaatcggtcatcggtcaactcttttttttttctgtaccaaaaaaaagggtccaatggcttttaatgTCTTCTCTAAAAATGCTTGTTCATCTTGAATCTGGgcttgaaaaaataaatttgagCCATGGCATGGGATGGTTTCATAGAGATGTGATATTTTTGGTCTGACATGAGGAAAGGTGCtgtttaaccctcctactttaATACCATGAATCTATCAGGGAACCTGCTGTTTTAGCTGGTAACATTTGTTCAGTTAATGTCTTTGCTGAACATCTttttgttaaacttgttttttgttgacCATTTTTTTGTCCCTTGATGttgcattatttattttagttgAAAGTATTTGTGTGGCAAGAAGATGCTTTTTGTcgtttaaaagtttaaaaacagtttaaatttgTAAGAAAAAGATGAAGGTATGTTGAACAGAGttgttttttgaaattttttatttttattttgaaatgacTCGGTGATGAATGTCAAATTTAGCCCAGGTTTTTTCATAACAAAAGTGCCAAGTATCCTAAATAATTTCCATGTGTGTGCTAGGTAGAGTCGTAATAGTTGCAACTTTTTCGCCAAATATTTTGTGAAGGGATGGTGCTACATCTTGCATAAAAATTAAGTGTGATCAGCCATTTCCCTCTGTTTTTggcaattagaaagttgcatgtctgttaCATGTAGCTGACGAAAGCAAGAAAGTAGCTGTCTGGACCAGTTGGACAGAACTCTCAATGGTCATTGGGGTTCacagtggtcaagtggttagactataagacttgcaatcacaaggttgtgggttcgaatcctaccaaccTAACCGCTATTTTTACAATGCCGAGTAATTCAATATTCAGTGACAATGcatgaacaaaatgtttcaatgcAGTCAACAAACCATTCAcctggtcaagtggttagactgtaaGACTTGtaattacaaggttgtgggttcgaatcctaccaaccTGACCGCTATTTTTACAATGCCGAGTAATTCAATATTCAGTGACAATGCATGAACGAAATGTTTCAATGCAGTCAACAAACCATTCAcctggtcaagtggttagactgtaagacttgcaatcacaagatagtgggttcgaatcctatccTAGTACTGTTTTCACAAttactagaataagtattgtcgccTAGTAACTGTGTaaacatttcttgatttgtgcaatgcataatcatagacgttaagcCAAAGTTGCTTTAAAAGAGATTGACTGTGTGCAAGCTTGGTGtgtatatccccttgtggaGATTTCCGAGTTCCCTCGATGGGAACatcaagaaaaacaaagaaagaaagtgTTGTACCTGGCAAGCAGACCACTTTTCAGGAAGAACGCTGAGTTGCAGTCATGCCATTGGTGCAAGGTGGATGTTCCAAATTGCAACAAAACAACCAAAGAAGGCCTgtatttttcttgtttattttatctatgatttatttttttgaaagtaAAAGCTAAACTTGACTttaatttgtgattttgtttgtttgttaagaaGTTCATGACAAATGTATTCAGTTGATGCTGCCTAGTTTGAGGTCAGTGGGTTTTTCTCTCGTAATTTcatgtgcaaagtttaaaaaaaaaaattgttatcttatttttttaaaagcaaaggTGCCAATAAGCGGGATGAAAGAAGCCCACTATtgtgtttaaatattttatttgtgaaatGTAACACCCATGAGGGTCTGTAAACCTCTGAAATGTAACACCCAGGAGGTTCAGGGGGCTACATCCTCGCCCCCTCTAGACCAACCAAGGGGAGAGCCAGGCCCATTTCTCTAATCCTTTATTCATGGTGATGAAGAGAATCtttaaaacctctgaaatgtaACATCCAGGAGGTTCAGGGggcttcatcctctagaccaaggGGAGACTTGGGCCCACTACCCTACTCCTTTATTCATGGTGAGGTAGAGAGTTTGTAAATCCTCTGAAATGTAACACCCATGAGGTTCAGGGggcttcatcctctagaccaaggGGAGATCCAGGCCCACTACCATAGTTCTTAAATCATGGTGATGTAGAGAGTCTGTAAATCCTCTGAAATGTAACACCCATGAGGTTCAGGGggcttcatcctctagaccaaggGGAGATCCAGGCCCACTACCATAGTTCTTAAATCATGGTGATGTAGAGAGTCTGTAAATCCTCTGAAATGTAACACCCATGAGGTTCAGGGggcttcatcctctagaccaaggGGAGATCCAGGCCCACTACCCTACTCCTTTATTCGTGGTGATGTAGAGAGTCTGTTAAACCTCTGAAATGTGAGGTTCAGGAGGCGTCATCCTCTACACCAAGGTTTGACAAGAAATAAAACCAACAGTTTGTTAAGCGTCTGGTAAGCGTTTCGGTGCAGAGATATTGCCCTCATTGGTGTGATGGGTTAACGTAATTTTGATCAACagtaatacatgtatttgtttttatgttgtgTAAAGTaatgtttatttcatttttatctgCATGTtatataatttaatttttattataaaaagatGTCGAGCCAAGTGACTTTTTTAttaaagttttgtatttttaaaggttatgttgtttaaaaaaagaaaagaaaacagatTTCAGGAATTTTCTCAGTGTCatcttgtgtattttttagaGAACTTTCAATACTAACCCAACATGGTGTTGTGAGTGATACAAGGAGGATGTGCTAAAGTTTTACCCGCAATTATGAAATTATTATGGTTTTAATAAAGCAGATTAACGAAaacaggacttgaaccaacaatCTCTGGATTAGCATACcggagctctaccaactgagctatccagccctatgtttGAGACTGTCACTAACCCAACTTGTTCATTGTGCTTCGAAGCGGAAGAACtgttttgacattgttttatgttCAAAGTTGGGATTGCTCTAAATATATTAAGAGACATGGCATACTGGAGCAGTCAATTCTCCAAGTCGaagaaagaaaatgtttgtaccACAACCAAAATTAACTGTGCATGCTTTATTTATAACCCTGTATATGTGCATAATGACAACAACGATCACTTAAATAGCACATCAATTAAAGGACTTTAAATAACAAATGCATCTTGGGTCTAAAATTGAATATCCTTCCTTTCAACTTAAGAGTTTGAACTGTTCTCAAATAGCCAGTGCAAAATTCATTCTAAAAACAATGTACATCAATACCCTGAATACGATTTGATAAAATGTATATAACTTTGCATTAACCAATTACTTCTTATACATTATACATATATATTCATAGATTTTAAATTACATTAACATCATAGTGTATATAACAATTTTATATTCAGCATGAAATCAACATTGGACTGCACTGAACTCTAAATTTCTGCTCAGTTCTCTAGGCAAAACATACTTTACTGCCTGGCACAGGTTTCCCCTAGAGTAATCAAAATAATATCTTCTGCGGGCCTTGAACTTTTCTCTCGAAGTGGCACTGCAATATTTCTCTGTAcaggggcactctatgaggaaaacgTAAGTTTGTGGttccttgcaaagggcaccgcatctaaagcacagggcaccacgacaATTGCTTTAGGTGCAAAGtcttattttgaggcctgcaaGTGTGATAAGATCATCCTTGATCAAGCAGCCAGGTCTTGGGATAGAGTCTTAGGGATGGGCTAATACTGAATTGATAAACAACATGTTGATGTCTGATAACAGCACTGACCTAGACACTGCGAAGGCTCTGCCACTGATAACGAGTATCAAAtatcacagagaaagaacaaagTCAAAAAAGGCAGTTCAAATTATTGTATGTTGTTGGCCCTGTAATATGGACAGTTTGGGAACAGGGCTTATACCTTGATTTTTATCAGGCAATGATGGTGGCCCTATAACATGAATAATTGTGGGCAAGCTGGGTACAAAGCAAAGTACAATGTATACCCTCTTAAACCCCCAACAGGGTGGCACTTGGTCCACCAATAGAGGTACATGTATGGTCCTCCAGAGGGCTCTactcgcccttggtggacttCCAAAGACGTAGATTcagagcccaccactaaaacATCTCTAGCTTACAACCATAAACCCTGTTAACATCTAAAACAGTCCGTTGACCTGGATGATGGGTATTTCCAATGTTAGTCACATTGGCCACCATAATTAATAATGTAGTTTCCTGTGTGAATTTCTTGACATGATTTTAAACAGAAAGAACAAAGTAATGTGAACTTAATTTTCAAATACAGACACGATTCGCCTCataaaatcatttaacaatctCCATGGTACAGCATAACTCAGTGCAAACAATGTAATttttgacagacatggcgctaTGTTTGCTATTATACAGAGAGTTGAAAATAATGCAtttgttaccatggcaacattTGGATGAGTATTTGTTACCAAGGCAACAGATCACAATATTTGGAATCTGGACAAAATTCTGACTCAAGCGCCAAATTGTTTATAATCTATAATTAAGCGGTAGCTGAAACTGCCTCATGACCATAGGCGGGTTGGGTGGGGCGTTGCCTGCAGTATTTGGGCGGGTTCTTTGTCCAGTTCCCCTGATGTCGATACTCACGCCTTGGATACGGAGTCGAGATAAGCTTCGTTCTGTTATATTCCGGCAGTCTTTAACCTTCAACGTCTTCAGGCTCTGGCACTTTTGAGCTAGTTTACTGAAAGAAATAAGAAATTTAAGATATTCAATTAGAGATATTCAACTAGGGAGGAATTAATTTCCTGTCACACTTATTATTACTTTCTTTTACACATAAATGGTTTTACCAGTTAAATGTTCAGCACTATTAAATGGtaacacagtaggagggttgactattgACTTACTGAATAGCATCATCAGTAACACGCCAGCATCCTTCTATATCCAAATACTCCAGCTGGTAGCAATTCAAAGCTAACCTCTCGATGGACACTTGAGTTATTCCATAGATCCTAGCCAACGAAATCCAGCGAAGTTGAGGCTGCAACGACGCTAACATGTAGATGGTGTCATCGTTCAGCTCCCAGCAACCCGTCAGATCGATCCGTTCCAGATTCTTACACTGCATCGTTAGGCACTCGACCATCGACGACGACACCCAGTGACACTCCCGTAGTAGCATCGTCTGTAGATCTGGACACCGCCCCGCGATCATGTTTATCGTCAGACACGACAGCCCGGAGCATTCCGATAGGTCAATATGACGGAGCCGCTGGTTCCTCTTGATGATGGATACAAGTGTCGCATCAGTCAACCAACCCCTGCAGTTTGTTACAACGAGCTTCTGTAAGTTCTCCACGTCCCTTGTGGCGATCTTGAAAGCATCAGCGCTTGCTCGGCAGGTGATGTTGGACCAATCCAGTGAGCGTTGATGATGGAAGTAAGCCTGGACAAGGTCGCAGAAGTCTTTGTTTAAGGAGCGTAGTCTGAAGATGTCAATGATGGTGAGATGGGGAAGGATGCGGGTGATGAGAACATCCTCCCAAGGAAGATCGATAAGACGTGGTGATGACCTGGAACGAAATTCAAATAAATGAGGACGTTTGGTTACCaaactaatattaataatccTTTCACAAAGTTAAGTTCTGCCTGGATTCAAGAACAAGTTTAAATAAAGAACTTGATATAATTGTTTAAATAAAGAACTTGATATAATTCTCATGGCATTCCATTGAAGATTGAATGAAGATTGAAGATATGATATCCACCGACTTGTTTGTAAGAATAAGATTATTTTAATACAAGTTTAATAACAAGCTTGGATCTACTCACATCTTTGACATCAAAGATTCGTAAATCTTGAATTACAAAACTGTCTCTAGGCCTCGCGTCGTCGTAGGCTTTCAAAGATTCGTAAATCTTGAATTACAAAACTGTCTCTAGGCCTCGCGTCGTCGTAGGCTTGTCACCCGCCACTCGCACCCGGCGTCCACGGCACTGCACTCATATGCACTGCCACTTGGCCACTGCCAAACCGAAACCGGCCGGTAAAGAAAATGCAATCACAAACACGCTCTCAAAAAAGCCACTCTCAAAATGGCACTCTTCAGCATCCACATAAAGTAATCCCTATTGACAATCTATCTAGGGATATATCTTGGTTTTTGCAACTTATGGttttatgaataaaaagtatTGGCAAATATTGACAGTTAAAAGATCATCGCAGAAACTGGAAAACTAAAAAGGTAAACAGCGACCTCAAGTGGTTGCTTTTCGCCAGTTACTTGTCAATATTGTCACGTGATATTACTTCATTCAAGGAACTTGGGTGGTAGACACTTCGTACACACCTTGCATCTTTTTCAGTATTTCCCTAATTTATCGGTTAGTCCAGTTGCACATTTTATTGAGGTAAGTTGTAAAAATGTCCCAACTTCTACACAAATTATATAAAAGGAACTTGGTCACTGTGGTGATGGTAAATGTCGACTAAATCTCATGACTTCTTCAGTCATGACTTAGcctttttgctttgttttctttttgcagtGAACATGCTTACCCACTATGGGCGTGGCCAAGCTGAAACCTCCCCATTTTGTTGTAACCATACCGATACAAAATTAAAGTCGATTTCCGGCGTTTTAAACCAGATGTCCACTTACTATACCCTAGTCATAATTAGCAGTTAGCTCTCTTGCTTGTCGTGGGTGTTTTGGATgtttaaatttataataaaaatacataatttataaaataaaaaaagtaatattattattcaattttaaacttatttataaacaagttaaatatttcattttcaaatattttttaaaatttcccTTATCCTactgccaccaccttttcatttgttattatgattatgaaataaatgAGTATTAAATTTATCTCAATTATAAATAAGATAATCCTTTTGGATTATAATAGTAGTTACAAAGTGGTGGCAAGACACAGAAATCTTTCCAAAATTTGAATTCTTCCTAACCTTGGccttaattaaaattaaattaatattg
This Asterias amurensis chromosome 21, ASM3211899v1 DNA region includes the following protein-coding sequences:
- the LOC139952898 gene encoding uncharacterized protein, producing MSKMSSPRLIDLPWEDVLITRILPHLTIIDIFRLRSLNKDFCDLVQAYFHHQRSLDWSNITCRASADAFKIATRDVENLQKLVVTNCRGWLTDATLVSIIKRNQRLRHIDLSECSGLSCLTINMIAGRCPDLQTMLLRECHWVSSSMVECLTMQCKNLERIDLTGCWELNDDTIYMLASLQPQLRWISLARIYGITQVSIERLALNCYQLEYLDIEGCWRVTDDAIHKLAQKCQSLKTLKVKDCRNITERSLSRLRIQGVSIDIRGTGQRTRPNTAGNAPPNPPMVMRQFQLPLNYRL